A region from the Osmerus eperlanus chromosome 11, fOsmEpe2.1, whole genome shotgun sequence genome encodes:
- the kcnj5 gene encoding G protein-activated inward rectifier potassium channel 4 — MAGESRVHMDHDMEIGVTPGQVKKLPKHLREAQISTERTHLISDPVKKPRQRYVQKDGKCNVHHGNVQETYRYLSDLFTTLVDLRWRLSLFIFTLVYVVNWLFFGLLWWLIALIRGDLFHADEEGWTPCVENLNSFVSAFLFSIETETTIGYGYRVITEKCPEGIILLLIQAILGSIVNAMMVGCMFVKISQPKNRAETLMFSHKAVISVRDSKMCLMFRVGDLRNSHIVEASIRAKLIRSQQTKEGEFIPLNQTDINIGFDTGDDRLFLVSPLIISHEINEKSPFWEMSQAQIEKEEFEIVVILEGMVEATGMTCQARSSYLDTEVLWGYRFTPVLSLEKGFYEVDYNNFHDIYETNTPSCSAKEMAAKLKEGPLLPQLSLLTPEPKAYPTTDPLAGPGPLSREAEKEGGVGGDGCERGETNGSAAALENQP, encoded by the exons GTGAAGAAGCTCCCCAAGCACCTTCGCGAGGCGCAGATCTCCACCGAGCGCACCCACCTGATCTCCGACCCCGTCAAGAAGCCGCGACAGCGCTACGTCCAGAAGGACGGCAAGTGCAACGTGCACCACGGCAACGTGCAGGAGACCTACCGCTACCTGAGCGACTTGTTCACCACGCTGGTGGACCTCCGCTGGCGTCTCAGCCTGTTCATCTTCACCCTGGTCTACGTGGTCAACTGGCTGTTCTTCGGCCTGCTCTGGTGGCTCATAGCCCTCATCCGAGGGGACCTGTTCCATGCCGACGAGGAGGGCTGGACGCCCTGCGTGGAGAACCTCAACAGCTTCGTGTCGGCGTTCCTCTTCTCCATCGAGACGGAGACCACCATCGGCTACGGCTACCGCGTCATCACGGAGAAGTGTCCCGAGGGCATCATCCTGCTCCTCATCCAGGCAATCCTGGGCTCCATCGTCAACGCCATGATGGTGGGCTGCATGTTCGTCAAGATCTCGCAGCCCAAGAACCGCGCCGAGACGCTCATGTTCTCCCACAAGGCGGTGATCTCGGTGCGGGACAGCAAGATGTGCCTGATGTTCCGCGTGGGGGACCTGAGGAACTCGCACATCGTGGAGGCGTCGATCCGAGCCAAGCTGATTCGCTCGCAGCAGACCAAGGAGGGCGAGTTCATCCCGCTCAACCAGACGGACATCAACATCGGCTTCGACACCGGCGACGACCGGCTCTTCCTGGTGTCGCCGCTCATCATCTCCCACGAGATCAACGAGAAGAGCCCCTTCTGGGAGATGTCGCAGGCGCAGATCGAGAAGGAGGAGTTTGAGATCGTGGTCATCCTGGAGGGAATGGTGGAAGCTACAG ggatgACGTGTCAGGCGCGGAGCTCCTACCTGGACACGGAGGTCTTGTGGGGTTACCGCTtcacccctgtcctctccctggaGAAGGGCTTCTACGAGGTGGACTACAACAACTTCCACGACATCTATGAGACCAACACGCCCTCGTGCAGCGCCAAGGAGATGGCTGCCAAGCTGAAGGAAGGTCCACTGCTGCCCCAGCTGTCGCTGCTGACGCCCGAGCCCAAGGCCTACCCCACCACAGACCCCCTGGCGGGCCCAGGGCCCCTctccagagaggcagagaaggagggcgGCGTGGGGGGGGACGGGTGCGAGAGGGGGGAAACAAACGGCTCTGCCGCCGCTCTGGAGAACCAGCCGTGA